One window of Salminus brasiliensis chromosome 16, fSalBra1.hap2, whole genome shotgun sequence genomic DNA carries:
- the LOC140537234 gene encoding trace amine-associated receptor 6-like, translating to MDDTVNYSINLTVQFCFPGNSASCRKEVRSGSGNILLFIVLSCVSVCTVFLNLLVIISISHFKQLHTPTNLLILSLAVADLLVGMFVMPVRIMQLIDSCWYLGETACSASLVINGLSVTISLYSLVLIAVDRYIAVSDPLLYSTRITVSKTSLFISLGWSLGLLYMIIYLYFNHLLQSQIISRCYGECVVSVKHSWVIVDLVLFFVAPCSVILILYSIIFIAARRQAKAVRAVTDASKRHGSANSSETKAAKTLGIVIFVYLACWIPYYISSLLIESVTTSSIVVIVFVWIICLNSSVNPLIYAIFYPWFRTSVKFIVTCRIFKFSSSRFNLLPECFSFQAGFS from the coding sequence ATGGACGACACAGTAAACTACAGCATAAACCtcacagttcagttctgctTTCCTGGGAACAGTGCATCGTGCAGAAAGGAGGTCCGATCGGGCTCCGGGAATATCCTCTTGTTCATTGTCCTCtcatgtgtatctgtgtgcactgtgtttctgaacCTGCTGGTGatcatctccatctctcacttCAAGCAGCTCCACACTCCAACCAACCTGCTCATCCTCTCTCTGGCTGTGGCAGATCTTCTCGTGGGAATGTTTGTTATGCCAGTGAGAATAATGCAGCTGATCGACTCCTGTTGGTATCTTGGAGAAACAGCATGTTCTGCTTCTTTAGTAATCAATGGCCTCTCAGTCACAATATCTCTCTATAGCCTGGTTTTGATTGCAGTTGATCGGTACATTGCTGTCAGTGACCCTCTGCTTTATTCCACTAGAATCACAGTTTCTAAAACCTCTCTGTTCATAAGTCTAGGCTGGTCTTTAGGTCTGTTGTACATGATCATCTATTTATACTTTAATCATCTTCTTCAATCTCAGATAATCTCCAGATGTTATGGAGagtgtgtagtgtctgtaaaacACTCCTGGGTGATCGTTGACCTGGTCCTTTTTTTTGTAGCTCCTTGCTCTGTTATACTGATCTTGTATTCAATCATTTTTATTGCTGCAAGACGTCAAGCTAAAGCTGTCAGAGCTGTAACTGATGCTTCAAAGAGACATGGGTCTGCAAACTCTTCTGAAACCAAAGCAGCAAAAACTCTGGGAATTGTGATCTTTGTTTATCTTGCTTGCTGGATTCCATATTATATAAGTTCTCTGTTGATTGAAAGTGTGACAACTTCATCAATAGTCGTGATTGTGTTTGTTTGGATAATATGCCTGAACTCCTCTGTGAATCCACTGATCTACGCTATATTCTATCCATGGTTCAGAACATCAGTTAAGTTTATTGTAACTTGTAGAATATttaaattctcatcttcaaggTTTAATTTGCTCCCAGAGTGTTTTTCATTTCAGGCTGGTTTCAGCTGA